The sequence below is a genomic window from Marmota flaviventris isolate mMarFla1 chromosome 9, mMarFla1.hap1, whole genome shotgun sequence.
ttccagAATTGTCCTTTCAGTGATTGATGTATTGCAgagcctttgtcaaatatcacaTAACACTTCAGATTTACTGGAATAAAATTGCTCAtgttcttttgttattttcttaatgtgaagatacccccctctttttttcatatactggggattgaacccagggaaactttAGCACTAATCTACATCcccattttgagacaaggtcttgctaagttgctaaaactGGCCACAAATTTggtatcctcctacctcagcttccccaaTTACTGAgtttataggtatgtgccactgttcctgggCCCCTTTTTCATTCCTGGTACTGAAAGAAACGCAGTTGGCTTTGTTAAGCTTTGTGGTTGGATTTCAGTACTATTAACCCATGTTCTTAATCATTGCTACAGAGTGGCCTATATTTTTGCTGGTCCTAGAATCTGCCTGGCCTCAGGTCCCTTATATCACGGAAATTATGAGGCAGGGCCCTACCCTGTTATTGGCTGGTTAACTAAAGGAaggatagaaaatttaaaaataaataaatatttaaccagGGGGACTAATCTCTGATTACAAAAGCTTCACCAGGTACTTGATAGTATATTGTGGCTGGACcgggtggagcacacctgtaatcccagcagtttgggaggctgaggcagtaggaatACAAGTTCAAGTGTAGCCTGGGTACTTTAGTGAGATATAAGGCAGGACAAGATACTATGGTTAGGCTCCCTGAGAATTCCAGCTTGCTATGATTTAGTGTGCATTCAAGTCATGAACACCCCGATTCAGCATCTGTACTCAAGGTTTTAAATATCTGCTAATGAGCATGTGCTCACTTAGCTAACCCTTGGCACTGGgccttctttgtttggcctgcaCATAACAAAGGCCTATGGAAAGACTCAGGGGGCTGCGGCCTTGGAATAAAACATATCTACAGTCCCAACAGTGCCTCACATTTTTTCAAATGCTAGTAGTTAATCCACTACTTCTAAAGTAAAAGCATTTGGATAAAGAAGATTTACTTTAGGTGTGGAACAATAAATTGTAAAGAACATGAATGGAATTTTATGTCCTCTGTAAATTCTAGGCTTTTCATGAGTAAGATGGATGAAACTAATTTGTCAAACTGACTTGAAATGACTGacatagaaaaaggaaagggatgCAGGGTAACAGAAAAGATAGGAAAAACTGAATAGTCCGTTTTCTGAATTAGCTATCAAGAAGAGTCTGGAGGGGAAACACTTTAAGACATTGGTataggaaataatttttgaacaGGATCCCAAAGGCACAGAAAACAAaggtaaaaatagacaaatgggattatattaAACTAAAAGGCTTCTGAATAACACATGAAACCAACAGCGTGGAGAAACATCCTATATTAATGGGAGAAGATATCTGACAACTCTACATCTAATAAAAGAATcctatccagaatatataaggaattcaaagAATTAACAAAAAAGTAACCCAATTAAATAATGGGCAAATAAATAACCTGAATAGacacatctcaaaagaagaaatcctAGTGaccagctgggctcagtggtacacacctgtaattccagcaatttgggaggctgaggtaggaagaatggaaatttaaggctagccttggcaatttagcaagaccctgtctcaaaactttaaaaagatggGAGGCCTGCAGGTATCTTCCAGTGACCAAGCAACCCTGGATTtgggaagaaaggaggggaaaaatgggctatatacacaagggaatatttatttattcataaagaatgaaatcctgtcatttgcagcaaaatggttGGAACAGATGGACAttacgtgaaataagccaaacacagaaagatgagtaccacatgttctcactcGTTTGTGGAAACTAAAAAAGTCGACCTGAtggtagaatagtgattactagagagTGAGAAGGGAGAATGGGTGGATAAAGGAGGGCTGGGTTTGGATCAGTGCACAGTGTAAAAATGTGTTAAAACAACATACTGAACCCATCAATATGTATAGTTAAtacatgttaatttaaaaagcatttataaaagggaattctgattttattttatacatatcatTAGAAGGAAGTGAAATGGGGATTAACTGGAAAATTAGATTACAGTATATTATTCAATTGCCACCTAGAACAGATTATGATGAGCCAACCTGTTCATAAAAGGCAGTTGCCTCACACTTGAAAGTGCCCTGTGACTCTGGACTTAAGCtttttttcacaaaatagaaataactattaaaggggctggggatatagctcagttggcagagtgtttgactcacatgcacaaggccctgggttcaatccccagcaccacaaaaaaaaaaaaaaaaaaagaaagaagaaaagaaataactattAAGAACAGCAaaacttgttgattgattgtatgtcctcctctgagaagtgtctgttcaggtctttggcccatttgttgattgggttatttgttttcttattgtttaattttttgagttctttgtatactctggatattagggctctatctgaagtgtgaggagtaaaaatttgttcccatgatgtaggctccctatttacctcttttattgtttctcttgctgagagaaaacttttcagtttaagtaagtcccatttgttgattcttgttatcaacttttgtgctatgggtgtcctattaaggaatttggagcccaaccctacaatatgtagatcggcgccaactttttcttctatcagacgcagagtctctgatttgatatctagctccttgatccactttgagttaacttttgtgcatggcgagaggaggggattcagtttcattttgttgcatatggatttccagttttcccagcaccatttgttgaagatgctatcctccctccattgcatgcttttagctcctttatcaaatataagatagttgtagctttgtggattagtctctgtgtcctctattctgtaccattggtccaccctcctgttttggtaccagtaccatgctgtttttgttactattgctctgtaatatagttttaagtctggtatcgctataccgcctgattcgcacttgctgcttagaattgcttttgctattctgggtcttttatttttccatatgaatttcatgattgctttatccatttctacaagaaatgccgttgggattttgattggcattgcattaaacctatagagaaaaaaaaaaaaaagaacagcaaaactttatttttaaaaaattgcctttGTTGCAAGTTTAAAAACAGGGAAGGCCATTTTTCCCACCTAAAGACTTCATAAACATGGCCAGTGTAGGAAGCATGTCATTTAAAAGGATCATGTTGAAAATGGTAAAAGAGGATATCTATGGGCATTTAGCCAACTTGTCAGAGGCGGTGAGATCCTCAGGCAGCCTGAGCACCATGGTTAGGTTACTTCACAGTCCAGCAATTACAGCTTGATTCCTACACTTAATAGAAGGGAATGTAGTTTTTAGGATCCAACAAGGGAAAAATGTccctgaaaaggaaggaaaagaaacagtCACAAAGTGCTGATGAGAAACTATTATATGACCTCAGACCCACTGAGGCCCTCAGGCCTCACAGGGGGGGAGAAGCCAACAATTTGAAATCCCTGAAGCCATTACAATATTCTGATGATTCAAGTATAATAggttacatataaatatatatatatgtagaccCACACACAAACAACAGTATATAAGTTCGTAATAGATCTACTATAtgatatacattatatatatatgtgcatatatacactcatatatataaagagagattattatattttacatatagtgatatatagagagagagagatgagggagagagagaaataaagcacATGCTATTATCTGGTAAGTTCTCAGTTAACCAGTGTTTATAAACTTTACATGGCAACCGTATCTCAAGTTTTAAATTATGAGTGTCAGCtgatacattggaaaaaaaataaaggtctgacCTTCTGACATAACTAAAGTCCAAGGAATAATTCTTATGACTGATTTAAGAGGAGTGTTCAATTTTGGCATTTAAATTCTTCTAGAACAAAAAGCTGATTAAGAGTTGGCAAACATATCAGTTACCATCTTCATGGAAATTCACAATCCTATTCCATATTTATGCTATAGAtgccaaagatttttttttttttttgcaggcgTAGATTGATAATACAAAATGGCTCTCAAGGTTGCAATTATAAAAGTTTGTTcgaaagaatgaaaaatgttaatgaaacgTATACCTAATAACCGTAAGAATACATGATTTCAACAATCCTGAACTAAAATCTCCCGAGTATCCGGTATACAAAGTATGGTGTATGTCATTTAACAAACCAATACCTATTTTCACCAATGTAGACACTTATGGCACTAATTCAAAATACTCTCACCTAGATAATGTTCTCGGAAGGTTTTCCAAGTGTTCGACTTCACATGACAGTGAGCATTTCTGTCCCACCGGCCTTCTGGATTCACGACTACTATTACCTCGTATTTTCATCACCAAATTTATTGGAAACTttctgaacaaaataaaaaacaaatatatagattTGAGCactgttttaattaaatttttggaGACAAGGAACATCTCATAAATGGAAAGTTTGACAACAGAACCTCTCTAGTATCATCTCTTTGATGATTGTAGATCAGCCATATACCAACTGACTGAGTATCATCTATTTATTGACAgaatcaactgatttttttttttagatctacTCACTTAACTAACCAGAATTGTATAGATCAAATCAGGCCCAATGCTCAACTTCAGTGTACTGTGCAATAATTTTACTCTGATCAGACCTGGGTGGCCAAAGACAATGTCAGATAACCTTAATCTCAGTGATCTACTACACTTACCTTTGAATGTAGCATGATATTGGGATTTGGCCAATGAAATCTAAATGTACCGGATCATATGTGATTGAACTTTCAATGAGGATTGCTAATGGGTATTCCTAAAGGTATAAAGAATAAAACTTCAGTTTTTTTAATCATATCTCATTTTAATGGtttcaaattcaatttttaaaatgcagcatATGAAAAACAAGGTAATAATCATGTTTAGCTTATGAAATAAAGTAGATATAAGTACAAGATAAAATAGAACAGAATAAGTGACAAAATATGTTTGTAGCAGACATTAATAGTTCCCAGCATAATATATGCCTAATTTTTTAGTTAATATGTATTtatctaattgtttttcttcagtagaaaacacataatttatatatttcttatacatGCATTTATCTGATGCTCTGCCTtttagttacagatatttgagataaatgtattttactatatattCACTTTCGAGAGATCAAACAACCATCAAGTGATCTCATATTATTATACAAACTgtataagatgataaataaatataattctgtctacagaaaaaaaatagttcctgGCATAGTCTAAGGAATTTATTTGTTTGACAGTGAGTCTGCATAGACAAATTTGCTCATCACATTTTAAGAATCAGAATCTGACTGAGGCAGAACTAAGTTACTGAGTGTGACTTCtagttaaatatttgaaaacttacaTCCTGCCTATTTTCAAAATAGAGATGATATAAACCAGGAGTTGGCgaatgttttctaaaatgggCTTAAAAAATAGTCTTTGCAGACCATACTGTATATCACTATACCCATTCTTCTGCCTTTGTTAGCATGAAAGCAGACATACGTAATAACTAAATGAAAGTGACCTTGTTCCAGTAAAACTTACtatacagggctgggattgtggctcagcagtagagcactcgcctagcacctgcaaggcactgggttgaatcctcagcaccacataaaaataaataagtaaaataaagatccaactacaactaaaaattatatttaaaaaaatttactatatAAACAACAGAAGCTGACAGGATTTGACCATTGGTAATCTAAAGCTACTAACTTTAGACCTTATTTTTGTTGaatgtgttaaaaatatttctgagaacAAACAATTGAAATAAGaactttactcatttatttacctTCAGAGGGATGAATTCCATTGAGTGAAAAACAATCAGTATGCTCTAATTAAATGCTACAGTTTAGAATACTTACATCCTAGAATTGAAAAACAACTATCAAAAATCACACATTCAAttagagaataccatgctaagcaaaggaagccaatcccaaaaaaccaaaggccaaatgttttctctgataagtggatgctaatccataatggggagaAGTGGAGGAACTTTGCATTGGGCAAAGTGGTTGGGGGATAGAAGAGGAGGGGgtaggggaataggaaagatggtggaatgagagggacatcattaccctggatACACGTATGATTGCAAGAATGGCGTGACCCTACTTTGCATACTTCTctgaagtgaaaaattgtgctccatttgtgtacaatgaatcgaagagcattctgctgtcatgtattagaatatttttttaaaaaaatgacatactCAACTCTTCTATACATTCAGATACAGTCAATATTTTACATGATTCATCTTTAAACATTCCATTTAGCATCTAGAAACTATGGTATTCAAGAGTGCTTGCTGGTACCTCATATCatccaaaagcaaataaaatgtccATGTTAAAAACTTTTAGTGTTGAGCATTAAACAGGAAATGTTTATTATACATTAAGGAAGTTCATTTTAACTTGGAGTTCTCACAAACAGGAATATGTGAGTCCTGGGGTCTTGTGATACAATAAATAGGAAGATAATAGAATACAAGTCACATTATCAAATAcctgttcctcctcctgctcttacAACTTcatatcttttcctttctctgaattTCCTTTTTCGCCGCCCCAGGGAGTTTCTCCCTTCCTGGGTGACAAATGGAAATCTCAGCACCTATCTGCTTAAAAATTACCCATCTATGGTAtcagtgagaaagagagagtctTCTCCAAGATGTCCCAGCAAATATCCTAGAAAGGTTCCAGGTGACCTAACATGATTTTCTAAAGTGAAAATTGGCATGGACTCTTCGTTTGTTTCCCAAATATTTGAGTTCCTACATTTTACTAACCAACAATTACACTTGGTAATTGAGTCCGCCATGTGCTAAGTTGAGTGCTTACCGTGTGCTGAGCATTGTTTTAGGTACTAAGGAAGAGAAGCCAAGAAATGATGGGGCCATGCACCCAAAGCCAAGAATAGaatcaatccccccaaaatcattTATATCAGGAGTGGTGCAGGTGTGGttccaaaagggaaaaacaaactGTCATTACCAATCACAGCCACAAATtaacataaaggaggaaaattaaAGTTTTCTAATTTCAGAAAAGACTGATTCTTCTCATCAATCAATACAGGGGAAATATAACCTGATAGACCCTATATGTCAGTTGAAATTTTAAGTCAACAACAAAAGAAGAGGAGATTGAAGAACTGTTCCAAAGTAAATGTTTCCTTCAGGTTAGATTTTATCACAGAGAACATAAAATCATTCTAGCAGAGGCAAGAGAGGAGGTAAAggaatatatagtttttttttaaaattacaagttCTGTATTTCTCTTCTACTGTGGAAAGAATataaattgagagagagagaaaaaaatcaattgacaaTTAAGTTTCAACAGCTCAGTTTTAGCCAGTAGTTTGTGATCCTAAAATAATTGAAGAATATATTATTTGCTCTTAgatggagaggaaaggaggagggacaggaaaggggaagaaatgtagaatgaatttgacgaaattatgctatatgcatgtataaatataccacattgaATTCTACCTTTAAgtataactataaagcaccaatcaaaaataaatgagtggggctggggctgtagctcagtggaagagtacttgTCTtgcacgggtgaggcactgggttcaatcctcagtgccacataaaaataaataaaataaaaacatgctgtccatctaccgaaaaaaaaatttttttaatgagtagagggcactggggttgtgggtcagtggtagagcacttgcctggcatgtctgAGGCAGTGgctttgagtctcagcaccacatataaataaatgaataaaatacaggcccatcaacaactaaaaaatatatatattaaaaaaataaaataaaaataaatgagtggaaggtagaccaatagagtagaagaaagggaatagggaggggggtgggaggaggagaaggaggaacagAAGAATGGGTATAGTGATATTCAACAGGAGTGGGAGACCAGGAAGATAATTCATTTTGTGTGTGCTTTATAATTATAATcattaattatttgatttttttataaattatattttataaacaacatCAAATAATTAATTAAGTCCACAAAATCATTTATACCAGGAGTGGTGCAGGTGTGGTTCCAAAAGGGAAAAACCAAACTGTCATTACCAGTCACAGCCACAAGTtaacataaaggaggaaaattatagttttctcatttcaaaaaagaCTGAATCTTCAGGAAAAGcaagtattttaaaagatattgcaTTTAAGCAAAAAAACAGGgtctaaaaataattctatttaaggAATATTAATCCTGTAGAATGCCTTCAGACTGTGTAGTGTGATTTCTGCCTTTAGATAGTTTTCAGGGATTCATTAGTCTTTAGACACAGTCTTAATAACTCTGTTAACATGGTCCAAGAAAGGTAtccaaattgtttttaaaaataaataaacaaatgcccTTACATAAACCCTGATGCCACAAAAAGCTAGAAGATAAAGGAACTGGAAGAAGTCCTCCTCGACTATGTTCACAGGGCAGCCATACCCAAGGTAGAGCTCATTTGACTGAGGTTGCAGGTCATTTATTATAGGTGTTCGTCTAACTTTGAccaggagccaggaagcagaacaGGTGACAGTCActgttgaaagaaaataacaaaaaggggaaaatatcATATAACATGTGTGTCCCCCAACAACAGCTTGGGAAATTTTCAGCCTGTTCAACTTGGTTGAATTCTCAACTACAGagtgaaaatgttttctatttgtatattttcccaTTGTAAGATATTGGATCAAATACTTCatctctgtgactcagtttcttcatcaaaatatggaaaaatcttAGGAGAGTTATTTACTGAGATGTTCTAAGCCAAAGATccgacaccccccccccccggggttTAAGAAAGCATTCAAATTTTACTAGTAGGTCTCATGaatatgtttttgaaatatttcccaTTGTAACAGATCTAGACctgaaataggaaaggaagagctTTTATAATTGGTTACACACAAGTGAAAATTTATCATGTGCtcctatttaaatttttcagttaCAGTGTTGGAGCCTGCTAATATTACCTGCCTGATAACTAGATGAAACCAAAGAATTCTAAAATTGCCAGGTGCAAtggtacatgccagtaatcccagtgactggggaagctgaggcaggaagatcgcaagtttgaAGACAGCTTGGGGaacttagcaacaccctatcacaaaataaaaaggactccagatatagctcaatggtagacccCTGagtttcatacacacacacacacacacacatacacacacacaaacacatacaataaaataaaataaataaatcccaagTTGAACAAAGAAttataagataaataatatttcgGTTACCTCAATAACTTTTATGATTGCTAACAAATTTTGGTCTGAGTCATACTTATTGTGTCTCTATGAATTCAAGTTATTATCCCATACTTACAGATGAATAAACTTATGCCCTTACATAACTGCTAAGTGGCAGAGCAGAATTAAAACCAATGAAAAATCTATTCAGAGTCTCAACTCTAAAAAGGAATCATTTACAGCTGAAAACAGCTGACTACTCTCTGACCAAACTTCCTAACACATGGCTAGAACATGCAGACCTAAGGAATTTTCTCTCCAGGGGACCTGGCAATCTCTCCTGATTTTGCCAGTCAGTGCAAGTATTTTATATTCTGCACAGAGACTAGCCAGTCTctagacaaaagaaattatgaaCTTGGAAATTTTTTGAAAGTGTGGAGAAAAATATCTTGAGATCAGCTCAGGGGATAGATTCAAAAGGAAGAACTGTGCTGAAGACAGGTGGTCAAAACCCTAGCTTACTGCAACCTAGCAGTGTTTTAGCAACTGATCACCAGATGATACGAAACAAAACCCAAAAGTCAACAGTATGCTTTAAAAGCACCCCCACTGCTTGAAATTGCCACCTCTGGAATTCTCTCGGTTACTTACAATCAGCAAGACCCTTAACGGACACAAAAAGCATAAGAAGCCCTCCTAGCATGCCTGAGAGCTTCATTGTCACTTCAAGTCTCAGTCCCAGGTATTGCAACAAGCAAGAAACCAAGGTAGGCGGGCCTCTGCAGGGTTTATAAACCTCTTGCCTCCTCAGCTGTGAGTGATGATTTACCATTCTGGAAGACACTAAGAAGCCCTTAACATAGTCTTGGCCTTTTCTCCTGGGAgccaaaattacaattataaatCAGAAAATCAGGGAAGAGAATATAAAAGTGATCCTGGGTGTATCCCCTATGGTGTCTTCCCCAAGCATGTATTTGTCTTACATATTTTATGTCTATCTATTGGATGATTAAAGCAAGGATTTGCAAGGTTAGGAGAATCCAAGTAGTAATGAAACTCAGTTTTGAGATGGGACTAGATTTCCCACTTTGCCAATTTCCTTTTGGGTTCTTGTCTTGCAGATTTGAGGAATAAAATCCATGGACAAAAAGGGAAGGCAAGAGTAAAATGAAGTAGCATTTATTTAGGTGAGAAAAGACAGAACTCCTGCAATGCAGACAGCATCGACTTTCTAACTTGGGGGCTTACATGGGTTTTGAGTATGAGCATTGATCAAAATCTATGTTAAACAAGCCTGAGAAAGTATCAAGGCTATTGGTTGTGTCCTTCAGCCTGAGTTTCAATCATTCCTATAATTCCCATTGGGGTTCACTCCTTTCTTCCATTCCTGCCTCTCTAAAACAAAGGAGTTGGCCGGAGTGTTTCCACAGGTGAGTCCTATGGTCTTTTTTGAAACAGGCCTTGATGGTACCATTGATATTTCTACCAGTTATCCTTCAGGTGCGGTCTCTGCCTTTAAATAAGACCTCAATTGAGGCCAATTACCCATTGCCTGACCCTTATTGGTATTCATTAATACCAAAGAACCATTTGCAAATTGAATGAAAATACTGTATACCATATTATCAGGTTCACTATGGGATTTTGTgagaaaagaacaggaaaaaaaaaaaaaaaaagccaatgccCCACCTACAAGCCAATGATTCAGATCCAGTAAGCCTGGGCCAAACAGCACTAACCACCTCCAGGAGGTCCTGGTTCAGATAAACAAACCAACACAGCATGGTCTGAGGG
It includes:
- the Oosp4a gene encoding oocyte-secreted protein 4A, with the translated sequence MKLSGMLGGLLMLFVSVKGLADLTVTCSASWLLVKVRRTPIINDLQPQSNELYLGYGCPVNIVEEDFFQFLYLLAFCGIRVYEYPLAILIESSITYDPVHLDFIGQIPISCYIQRKFPINLVMKIRGNSSRESRRPVGQKCSLSCEVEHLENLPRTLSRDIFPLLDPKNYIPFY